A region of Spiroplasma endosymbiont of Crioceris asparagi DNA encodes the following proteins:
- the era gene encoding GTPase Era → MGKCGFISVIGRTNVGKSSFVNSVIGKKISIVTNKAQTTRDKILGIYNDQDSQLIFIDTPGVHSHKENNELSKFMNKTALNSVRDVECILMLAPANETIGTNDELILEKVKNTKVPLILLITKADLVGKKEIEEKIAEWKTKFDKFNKIIPISIKSFESINFVIATIKQILPNLDYNFFDKDAFTDKDEYFMAKEIIREQILLRTGQEIPHSSAIRIDSFKEEKNIIRIATTIFCERESQKPIIIGKGGAKLKEIATHSRQELEAFFGKKIFIEFFVKVSRDWRKIRNEVKLLGYIDKD, encoded by the coding sequence ATGGGTAAATGTGGTTTTATAAGCGTTATTGGAAGAACAAATGTGGGAAAATCATCATTTGTTAATAGTGTAATTGGTAAAAAAATTTCAATTGTAACAAACAAAGCTCAAACAACTAGAGACAAAATTTTGGGGATTTATAATGATCAAGATTCACAATTAATTTTTATTGATACTCCAGGTGTTCATTCACACAAAGAAAATAATGAATTATCAAAGTTTATGAATAAAACAGCACTTAACAGTGTGCGAGATGTAGAGTGTATTTTAATGTTGGCACCAGCTAATGAAACAATTGGCACTAATGATGAATTGATTTTAGAAAAAGTTAAAAATACCAAAGTGCCTTTAATTTTACTAATCACTAAAGCAGACTTGGTTGGTAAAAAAGAAATCGAGGAAAAAATAGCTGAATGAAAAACTAAATTTGATAAATTTAATAAAATTATTCCGATTTCAATTAAAAGTTTTGAAAGCATTAATTTTGTAATTGCTACAATTAAACAAATTTTGCCAAATCTTGATTATAACTTTTTTGATAAAGATGCATTTACTGATAAAGATGAATATTTTATGGCAAAAGAAATTATCAGAGAACAAATTTTATTAAGAACAGGTCAAGAAATTCCACATTCATCTGCAATTAGAATTGATTCATTTAAAGAAGAAAAAAATATTATTAGAATTGCCACAACTATTTTTTGCGAACGTGAAAGTCAAAAACCAATCATCATTGGTAAGGGTGGAGCGAAGTTAAAAGAAATTGCCACTCATTCACGTCAAGAATTAGAAGCGTTTTTTGGTAAAAAGATTTTTATTGAATTCTTCGTTAAAGTATCTCGTGATTGAAGAAAAATTAGAAATGAAGTCAAACTACTAGGATACATTGATAAGGATTAA
- the recO gene encoding DNA repair protein RecO, translating to MSTKKINGFVISNNEIEDNKNVVKVFSKEKGKTIFYALGVNKPESKNKFSVQLFSYSEFELFESLKADGLSKLKTGVLKKDFNKITQSYELYLFTATFTSLLDILFDNNFPDNETFKLLLFYFSEIESAIDKAFQLFVLVIFKLLKNTGADWNLEECLICKRRNSKFVRFDFAKKQFICIRCFDKKQKHPDSFIKMLLAFKGENLYSAYFMPWNIEDLVVLNSTLINYYNNDLGISIPAFKEIKTSKYIKLNKEAMKKYL from the coding sequence ATGTCAACAAAAAAAATTAATGGGTTTGTTATTAGCAATAATGAAATTGAAGATAACAAAAATGTTGTTAAAGTTTTTTCTAAAGAAAAGGGAAAAACTATTTTTTATGCTTTGGGCGTTAATAAACCAGAATCTAAAAATAAGTTTTCTGTGCAATTATTTTCTTATTCTGAATTTGAGCTTTTTGAAAGTTTAAAAGCAGATGGGTTATCAAAATTAAAAACAGGGGTATTAAAAAAAGACTTTAATAAAATAACTCAAAGTTATGAATTATACTTATTTACAGCAACTTTTACTTCTTTACTTGATATTTTGTTTGATAATAATTTTCCCGATAATGAAACATTTAAATTATTATTATTTTATTTTTCAGAAATTGAAAGTGCTATTGATAAGGCATTTCAATTATTTGTTTTAGTTATTTTTAAATTATTAAAAAACACAGGAGCAGATTGAAATTTAGAAGAATGTTTAATCTGTAAGCGAAGAAATTCTAAATTTGTGAGATTTGATTTTGCAAAAAAACAATTTATTTGCATAAGATGTTTTGATAAAAAACAAAAACATCCTGATAGTTTTATCAAAATGTTGCTTGCATTTAAAGGTGAAAATTTATATAGTGCTTATTTTATGCCATGAAATATTGAAGATTTAGTAGTCTTAAATAGTACATTAATAAATTATTACAACAATGATTTAGGGATTAGCATTCCAGCATTTAAAGAAATTAAAACAAGCAAATATATAAAATTAAACAAAGAAGCTATGAAAAAGTATTTATAA
- a CDS encoding glycine--tRNA ligase produces MKLDMEKLIVFLKSNGFIFQGSEIYGGLANSWDYGPLGSELKKNIKDTWWNYFVRNNELNVGLDSSILLNNGVWKASGHLKNFSDPLIDCKECKTRMRADKIIEEFTKEIITDPSDENLERIIKEKAIPCPICKKQNFTSIRKFMLMYKTNQGVIENENSIVYLRPETAQGIFINFKNIQRSTRKKLPFGVGQIGKSFRNEITPGNFIFRTREFEQMELEFFFSKDDKQDWFEYWLQEVNNFLKNKMLFKQENYILREHSKDELAHYAKRTVDIEYKFPFGVGELWGIAHRADFDLKSHMAESKQDLSYLNPQTNQKEIPYVIEPSVGVERLFLATICNAYDEEKVGEDMRTILKLPFALASYKVAVLPLQKQQAEQAKQIFDEIKEELNATFDLAGQIGKRYRRQDAIGTPFCITVDFDSINDQCVTIRERDTMKQERVLISEIINYIIKNKK; encoded by the coding sequence ATTAAATTAGATATGGAAAAATTAATTGTTTTCTTAAAATCTAATGGTTTTATTTTTCAAGGTTCTGAAATTTATGGTGGTCTAGCAAATTCTTGAGACTATGGTCCACTTGGTTCTGAATTGAAAAAAAATATTAAAGACACATGATGAAATTATTTTGTAAGAAATAATGAATTAAATGTTGGTTTAGATTCTTCCATTTTATTAAATAATGGGGTGTGAAAAGCTTCAGGACATTTAAAAAATTTCAGTGATCCATTAATTGATTGCAAAGAATGCAAGACAAGAATGAGAGCAGATAAAATAATTGAAGAATTTACAAAAGAAATAATTACTGATCCTTCAGACGAAAATTTAGAAAGAATTATTAAAGAAAAAGCAATTCCTTGTCCAATTTGTAAAAAACAAAATTTTACAAGTATTAGAAAATTTATGTTAATGTATAAAACTAACCAAGGTGTAATTGAAAATGAAAATTCAATTGTTTATTTAAGACCTGAAACTGCTCAAGGAATTTTTATTAATTTTAAAAATATTCAAAGATCAACTAGAAAAAAATTACCGTTTGGAGTAGGACAAATCGGTAAAAGTTTCCGAAATGAAATTACCCCTGGTAACTTCATTTTTAGAACTAGAGAATTTGAACAAATGGAGTTAGAATTTTTCTTTTCAAAAGATGATAAACAAGATTGATTTGAATATTGACTACAAGAAGTAAATAATTTTTTGAAAAACAAAATGCTTTTTAAACAAGAAAATTATATTTTAAGAGAACACTCAAAAGATGAACTGGCACACTATGCAAAAAGAACAGTTGATATTGAATACAAATTTCCGTTCGGAGTTGGGGAATTATGGGGAATTGCGCACCGTGCTGATTTTGATTTAAAAAGTCACATGGCAGAAAGCAAACAAGATTTAAGCTATTTAAATCCCCAAACTAATCAAAAAGAAATTCCCTATGTAATTGAACCAAGTGTTGGGGTAGAAAGATTATTTTTGGCAACTATTTGTAATGCATATGATGAAGAAAAAGTTGGCGAAGATATGAGAACAATTCTTAAATTGCCATTTGCACTTGCATCATACAAAGTTGCTGTGTTGCCATTACAAAAACAACAAGCAGAACAAGCAAAACAAATTTTTGATGAAATTAAAGAAGAGTTAAATGCAACATTTGATTTAGCGGGTCAAATTGGTAAAAGATATCGTCGTCAAGATGCAATTGGGACACCATTTTGTATCACTGTTGACTTTGATAGTATAAACGATCAATGTGTCACAATCAGAGAGCGAGATACAATGAAACAAGAACGTGTTTTGATTTCAGAAATCATTAATTATATTATTAAAAACAAAAAATAA
- the dnaG gene encoding DNA primase: MVEGRLGEQDIKDFLDQLDIADVIGSFIQIEKHGRNFRAVCPFHNDSDPSLQITPSKKIFKCFPCGVGGTAISFVQKYKNINFYEAVDFLATKYNIKIKNFKFEKREKKYSDAEEKLFALNEELKKIFMAQKIVRNAKEYLEYLKSRKFTDADIKKFEIGIFNIPPGELYKILIKKSHDEQTIIDSGIIYKKGTSFDSNYFNRIVFPILNEDGKTIGFSARTIIKDEKPKYINSRENLIFKKSHLLYNYFHASEFIRQKNEVIILEGFMDVIALNRIGIKNAIAIMGTNLSDEQIKIISHSTKKFKLFLDGDDPGINATIKAAKKLLDFNYDVEIVKNPTDKDPDELVIENKTKEINDMIANPNHVVDFTINYYKAKTDFSDIKSVDKFISECLDLLKRIGNPIVQKMGIQKISELSKVDINSLSDQLAKLSGVNIKQDFYPNFIPEEEEFQEPFPDELSEIPNIQEETFNFKDINQFKYELVQKRLINDLIKNDKFLTEIERILYKFKNKIYLKIAKFIINEYNHKTYKGNNFNYLIQKFTDYDETLLDELYSIWNNCFSQTMNKKEFNEILQTLDEYEINQELEEIAIKIKKTTDEKEKLQLTRKFEVYIRKRSNLKTNK, encoded by the coding sequence ATGGTTGAAGGAAGACTTGGCGAACAAGATATTAAAGACTTTTTGGATCAACTAGATATAGCTGATGTAATTGGTTCTTTTATTCAAATTGAAAAACATGGTCGTAACTTTCGAGCAGTTTGTCCATTTCATAATGATTCTGATCCTTCACTACAAATAACTCCAAGTAAAAAAATCTTTAAATGTTTTCCTTGTGGTGTCGGGGGGACAGCAATATCTTTTGTACAGAAATACAAAAATATTAACTTTTATGAAGCGGTTGATTTTCTTGCTACAAAATACAATATTAAAATTAAAAATTTTAAATTTGAAAAACGTGAAAAAAAATATAGTGATGCCGAAGAAAAATTGTTTGCTTTAAATGAAGAATTAAAAAAAATCTTTATGGCACAAAAAATTGTGCGAAATGCCAAAGAATATTTAGAATATTTAAAATCACGTAAATTTACTGATGCCGATATTAAAAAGTTTGAAATTGGAATTTTTAATATCCCGCCAGGTGAACTTTATAAAATTTTAATTAAAAAATCACATGATGAACAAACAATAATTGATTCAGGAATAATTTATAAAAAGGGAACAAGCTTTGATTCTAATTACTTTAATAGAATTGTTTTTCCAATTTTAAATGAAGATGGAAAAACTATTGGGTTTTCTGCGAGAACAATTATTAAAGATGAAAAACCAAAATATATTAACTCTCGAGAAAATCTTATCTTTAAAAAATCACATTTGTTATATAACTATTTTCATGCAAGTGAATTTATTCGTCAAAAAAATGAAGTTATTATTTTAGAAGGATTTATGGATGTTATTGCTTTAAATCGCATCGGAATTAAAAATGCTATTGCAATAATGGGGACTAATTTAAGTGATGAACAAATTAAAATTATTTCTCACTCAACTAAAAAATTTAAATTATTCTTAGATGGTGATGACCCAGGAATTAACGCCACTATAAAGGCGGCAAAAAAATTATTAGATTTCAACTATGATGTTGAAATTGTTAAAAATCCTACAGATAAAGATCCTGATGAATTAGTAATTGAAAATAAAACAAAAGAAATCAATGATATGATTGCTAATCCTAATCATGTTGTCGACTTCACAATTAATTATTACAAAGCTAAAACTGATTTTTCTGATATTAAAAGTGTAGATAAATTTATTAGTGAATGCTTAGATTTACTTAAAAGAATTGGTAATCCAATTGTTCAAAAAATGGGGATTCAAAAAATATCAGAATTATCTAAAGTTGATATTAATTCGCTTAGTGATCAATTAGCTAAATTAAGTGGTGTTAATATTAAACAAGATTTTTATCCCAACTTTATTCCTGAAGAAGAAGAATTTCAAGAACCATTCCCAGATGAATTGAGTGAAATTCCTAACATTCAAGAAGAAACTTTTAATTTTAAAGATATTAATCAATTTAAATATGAGTTAGTTCAAAAACGGCTTATTAATGATTTGATTAAAAATGATAAATTTTTAACTGAAATCGAAAGAATTCTTTATAAATTTAAAAACAAAATTTATTTAAAAATTGCTAAATTTATAATTAATGAATATAATCATAAAACATATAAAGGTAACAATTTTAATTATTTAATACAAAAATTTACCGATTATGATGAAACGTTATTGGATGAACTATATAGTATTTGAAATAATTGTTTTTCACAAACAATGAATAAAAAAGAGTTTAATGAAATTTTGCAAACGTTGGACGAATATGAAATAAATCAAGAACTAGAAGAAATAGCAATTAAAATTAAAAAGACAACAGATGAAAAAGAAAAACTTCAATTAACAAGAAAATTTGAAGTTTATATTAGAAAAAGATCTAATTTAAAAACAAACAAATAG
- a CDS encoding sigma-70 family RNA polymerase sigma factor: MNLKNKKFKDFEDFKKNILKIAKKEGNKIEQDMLQEYIATKYAAATETEIDSFFNDLTKSGIEFIDNLDEIDVEVELDEVEKKEVQELTLSPTSTKYRVGLISNDTKIQDVIKSYFNQIGSSRILTKDEEIEYAKMIQSDDPDEVKEGREKLITSNLKLVISVARKHLNRGLEFSDLIEEGNVGLIKAVDKFDYSKGFKFSTYATWWIRQAITRAIADQARTIRIPVHMVETINKITRIERQLTQELGREPSTEEIAEKYGKDITPQKITEIKKLAIEPVILEKPFGDEDDTHFGDFVEDKDIVSPDEYTEKEALREVIDEAFASILSPREEKVIRMRFGILPTKLRTIVYLAKECEDETYDSLIKAISDLDVHIDTPVEKLQLYKHKIIQHHLSKYDYPKTLEDVGKEIKVTRERIRQIEAKTIRKFKPNAANAKTKILKDFFKG; this comes from the coding sequence ATGAATTTAAAAAACAAAAAATTTAAAGACTTTGAAGACTTTAAAAAAAATATATTAAAAATTGCAAAAAAAGAAGGTAATAAAATTGAACAAGATATGTTACAAGAATATATTGCCACAAAATATGCAGCAGCAACAGAAACAGAAATTGACAGTTTCTTTAATGATTTAACAAAAAGCGGCATTGAGTTTATTGATAACTTAGACGAAATCGATGTTGAAGTTGAATTAGATGAAGTTGAGAAAAAAGAAGTGCAAGAACTAACTTTATCACCAACTTCAACAAAATATCGTGTGGGATTAATCTCAAACGATACAAAAATTCAAGATGTAATTAAATCATATTTTAATCAAATTGGATCATCTAGAATTTTAACTAAAGATGAAGAAATTGAATATGCAAAAATGATTCAATCAGATGATCCTGATGAAGTTAAAGAAGGTCGTGAAAAATTAATTACTTCTAACTTGAAGTTAGTTATTTCTGTTGCTAGAAAACACTTAAATCGTGGTCTTGAATTTTCTGACTTAATTGAAGAGGGAAATGTTGGTTTAATTAAAGCTGTTGATAAATTTGATTATTCAAAAGGATTTAAATTCTCAACATATGCAACATGATGAATTAGACAAGCAATTACCAGAGCAATTGCTGATCAAGCAAGAACAATTAGAATTCCTGTTCACATGGTAGAAACAATTAATAAAATTACTCGTATTGAAAGACAATTAACTCAAGAATTAGGAAGAGAACCTTCAACTGAAGAAATTGCTGAAAAATATGGGAAAGATATTACACCTCAAAAAATTACTGAAATTAAAAAATTAGCAATTGAACCAGTAATTTTAGAAAAACCATTTGGTGATGAAGATGATACCCATTTTGGAGATTTTGTTGAAGATAAAGACATTGTTTCACCAGATGAATATACAGAAAAAGAAGCTTTAAGAGAAGTAATTGATGAAGCATTTGCTTCCATCTTATCACCACGTGAAGAAAAAGTTATTAGAATGCGTTTTGGAATTTTACCAACTAAGTTAAGAACTATTGTATATCTTGCAAAAGAGTGCGAAGATGAAACATATGATAGTTTAATTAAAGCGATTTCTGATCTTGATGTTCACATTGATACACCAGTGGAAAAATTGCAATTATATAAACATAAAATTATTCAACATCATTTATCAAAATATGATTATCCTAAAACATTAGAAGATGTAGGGAAAGAAATTAAAGTAACGCGTGAAAGAATTAGACAAATTGAAGCTAAAACTATTCGTAAATTTAAACCAAATGCAGCAAATGCAAAAACAAAAATTTTAAAAGATTTTTTTAAAGGATAA
- a CDS encoding class I SAM-dependent methyltransferase: MGIITPRLLAIANMIKDEKCVADIGTDHGYIPIYLAKKHTVKKIYCTDVAEEPLNKARNNINSFGVQKDIEIVKSDGISWIKEYRVKVDTCIIAGMGSKTILQILKEDCELIDCYVICCNTNNTPIRQWAKEHKYFIESEVIVKDNDIIYEVIKINKHAGKKIKNLKDLYFGPILRKTKNNKIYFEKWLLEEQRQNKLLSKIPVKTKKYKDTLKYNKKIKKMINKVIKDEFKS, encoded by the coding sequence ATGGGAATTATTACTCCAAGATTATTAGCAATTGCAAATATGATTAAAGACGAAAAATGTGTTGCCGATATTGGGACAGATCATGGGTATATTCCAATTTATTTAGCTAAGAAACACACAGTTAAAAAAATTTATTGTACTGATGTCGCTGAAGAACCACTAAACAAAGCTAGAAATAATATTAATAGTTTTGGAGTTCAAAAAGATATTGAAATTGTCAAATCTGATGGTATTAGTTGAATTAAAGAATACCGCGTTAAAGTTGATACATGCATTATTGCAGGGATGGGTTCAAAAACTATTTTACAAATCTTAAAAGAAGATTGTGAGTTAATTGATTGTTATGTAATTTGTTGCAATACAAACAACACACCAATTCGTCAATGAGCAAAAGAACATAAATATTTTATTGAATCAGAAGTCATTGTTAAAGATAATGACATTATTTATGAAGTTATTAAAATTAACAAGCATGCTGGTAAAAAAATCAAAAATTTAAAAGATTTATATTTTGGACCAATATTAAGAAAAACAAAAAATAATAAAATTTATTTTGAAAAATGATTGTTAGAAGAACAACGTCAAAATAAATTACTTTCTAAAATTCCAGTCAAAACAAAAAAATATAAAGATACTTTAAAATACAATAAAAAAATAAAAAAAATGATAAATAAGGTGATAAAAGATGAGTTCAAAAGTTAA
- a CDS encoding Nif3-like dinuclear metal center hexameric protein translates to MSSKVKSAELYRYINDLFPQASAGEWDKIGFQIESVYDLPSQNEIAGVVICLDITNEVVDFAIKKHANLIISRHPFIFDNLDEEMINPSKKRNLDLLVKNEIQVFSIHSNYDASKKRALFAMLEEEFNVKDIKRKGELKETLRVNLYDDITKKEILDKFKKAFKCKKALVSKHTNLEDTANSFLICTGAGGDYIVANGITKKLFISGELKWHQWVYAKNNDVDVFAVGHYMENMFIYDMENKLNKTFKDLAVYPFDIENLFEIK, encoded by the coding sequence ATGAGTTCAAAAGTTAAATCTGCAGAATTGTACAGATATATTAATGATTTATTTCCCCAAGCTTCAGCAGGAGAATGAGATAAAATTGGTTTTCAAATAGAGAGTGTCTATGATTTACCAAGTCAAAATGAAATAGCAGGTGTTGTTATTTGTTTAGATATTACAAATGAAGTAGTGGATTTTGCTATCAAAAAACACGCTAATTTAATAATTAGTCGTCATCCATTTATTTTTGATAATCTAGATGAAGAAATGATCAATCCTTCAAAGAAAAGAAATCTCGACTTATTAGTTAAAAATGAAATTCAAGTGTTTTCAATTCACTCTAACTATGATGCTTCTAAAAAGCGTGCTTTATTTGCCATGTTAGAAGAAGAATTTAATGTTAAAGATATTAAAAGAAAAGGTGAGTTAAAAGAAACTTTACGAGTTAATTTATATGATGACATCACTAAAAAAGAAATTCTTGATAAATTTAAAAAAGCATTTAAATGCAAAAAAGCACTAGTTTCAAAACACACCAATTTAGAAGATACTGCAAATTCATTCTTAATATGTACAGGTGCTGGTGGTGATTACATTGTTGCTAATGGAATTACTAAAAAACTATTTATTTCTGGTGAGTTAAAATGACATCAATGAGTTTATGCAAAAAATAATGACGTTGATGTATTTGCTGTTGGTCACTATATGGAAAATATGTTTATTTATGATATGGAAAATAAATTAAATAAAACATTTAAAGATTTAGCTGTTTATCCATTTGATATTGAAAATTTATTTGAAATTAAATAA
- a CDS encoding nicotinate-nucleotide adenylyltransferase produces MKIALLGGTFDPFHADHLSIIKQCKEVLKFDEVWVIPTFQNPFKLAVKSTPEDRINMINLGINKLDYVKVVDKEIKSKAPSYTFDTVKWLKKEYPNNEFTFIIGSDQLQNLEQWHRFEELLKEVNFICFERMTTNFDIANKYNVQVIKFNNLHLSSTKLRDAVEMSKQLPVVNEYINNKLLYLASRLKMSPKRLQHSINVGECAEELAKINNIDPQIAKIAGTLHDVAKEFSDEKLSNLIIQMDKNLLNEPKSVWHGFAGYVYLKNEWLIDNEEILNAVFKHTVGDENMSALDKIVFCADKISKERTYHGVEELRKLTFQNLDAGFKEILKNQYNVALEKFGEAAIGEKIKKTYKKYVG; encoded by the coding sequence ATGAAAATAGCTTTATTAGGTGGAACATTTGATCCATTTCATGCTGATCACTTAAGTATAATTAAGCAGTGCAAAGAAGTTTTGAAATTTGATGAAGTTTGAGTAATTCCCACATTTCAAAATCCCTTTAAATTAGCTGTTAAATCAACTCCCGAAGATCGAATTAACATGATAAATTTAGGAATTAATAAATTAGATTATGTAAAAGTTGTTGATAAAGAAATCAAAAGTAAGGCACCAAGTTATACATTTGATACTGTTAAATGATTAAAAAAAGAATATCCAAATAATGAATTTACATTTATTATTGGTTCTGATCAGCTACAAAATTTAGAACAATGACATCGTTTTGAAGAATTATTAAAAGAGGTAAATTTTATTTGTTTTGAAAGAATGACAACTAATTTTGACATTGCAAACAAATATAACGTTCAAGTTATTAAGTTTAATAATTTACATTTAAGTTCAACAAAATTACGTGACGCTGTGGAAATGTCTAAACAATTACCAGTGGTTAATGAGTATATAAATAATAAATTATTGTATTTAGCATCTCGTTTAAAAATGTCACCAAAAAGATTACAACATTCAATCAATGTAGGTGAATGCGCAGAAGAGTTGGCAAAAATTAATAATATTGATCCGCAAATTGCTAAAATTGCTGGTACATTGCATGATGTTGCAAAAGAATTTTCTGATGAAAAATTAAGCAATTTAATTATTCAAATGGATAAAAATTTATTAAATGAACCTAAATCTGTGTGACATGGTTTTGCGGGATATGTTTATTTAAAAAACGAATGATTAATTGACAATGAAGAAATTTTAAATGCTGTATTTAAACATACTGTAGGTGATGAAAATATGTCAGCGTTAGATAAAATTGTTTTTTGTGCAGATAAAATTTCTAAGGAAAGAACTTATCATGGTGTAGAAGAATTACGCAAATTAACATTTCAAAATTTAGATGCCGGGTTTAAAGAAATTTTAAAAAATCAATATAACGTTGCACTTGAAAAATTTGGTGAAGCAGCTATTGGTGAAAAAATTAAAAAAACATATAAAAAATATGTAGGTTAA
- a CDS encoding DJ-1/PfpI family protein — translation MNKLALFLIEGFEDTEAIATLDVIRRASKMFPNKIKSIDLIGIKNTEFVTGGWGTKVVPDKYLKDVNIDEYQGFIFPGGGLGVENLFKEEILFAEIAEQYKKNKLVAAICAAPQVLGKIGILDNKKVTHYPGCTQYLDKALLQSNTAAIRDGNIITGSSIGGAIAFGLEIIKFFLTSDEAKQIEKSLVIY, via the coding sequence ATGAATAAATTAGCATTATTCTTAATTGAAGGATTTGAAGATACTGAAGCAATTGCAACTCTTGATGTTATTCGTCGAGCAAGCAAAATGTTCCCAAACAAAATTAAATCAATTGATTTAATTGGCATTAAAAATACTGAATTTGTAACTGGCGGTTGAGGCACTAAAGTGGTTCCAGATAAATATTTAAAAGATGTTAACATTGATGAATACCAAGGATTTATTTTTCCTGGTGGAGGACTTGGGGTTGAAAACTTATTTAAAGAAGAAATATTATTTGCAGAAATTGCAGAACAATATAAAAAAAATAAGTTAGTTGCAGCAATTTGTGCGGCACCGCAAGTTTTAGGAAAAATTGGTATTTTAGATAATAAAAAAGTAACACATTATCCTGGATGTACACAATATTTGGATAAAGCACTTTTACAATCAAATACAGCAGCCATTAGAGACGGTAATATTATTACTGGTAGTTCAATTGGTGGCGCAATTGCTTTTGGTTTAGAAATAATTAAATTTTTCTTAACAAGTGATGAAGCAAAACAAATTGAAAAATCCTTGGTAATATATTAA
- the nusA gene encoding transcription termination factor NusA — protein sequence MIDTKELLEAIYEIAEEKKIDQELVVEAIKEGFQKAYEKHFDPEAITKVDIDKTNGIIKVFKELTVVKTIEDEWLDIKLEDAKKIYGSDVTIGDKVYEPVEYNESFSKLAALQVSQIIKQKIREGEKAKIFETFEGKKGTIVGGIVRDLTETSYLIDIDGTLISIWNKRIIPGEKIKLNQRLTVYIEDVLKDNKHSQIQATRIHPKFLEKLLEIEVPEINEGVIEVKSVSREPGIRAKVAVVSHDPNVDPIGSCVGNGGSRIKLITNELNGEKIDVVFWDENQVKFIINALSPVKVISIDYDAEKNEAKVIVPDEQLSLAIGKKGMAARLVANLVKTRINIFSLSDSARQDIPNLWNGNITKEDLESKTFLNKRR from the coding sequence ATGATAGACACAAAAGAACTTTTAGAAGCAATATATGAAATTGCTGAAGAAAAAAAGATCGACCAAGAATTAGTTGTTGAAGCAATTAAGGAGGGTTTTCAAAAAGCATATGAAAAACATTTTGATCCTGAAGCAATAACTAAAGTAGATATTGACAAAACTAATGGAATTATTAAAGTTTTTAAAGAATTAACAGTCGTTAAAACTATTGAAGATGAATGATTAGATATTAAATTAGAAGACGCCAAAAAAATTTATGGTAGTGATGTAACAATTGGAGATAAAGTTTATGAACCAGTTGAATATAATGAATCATTTTCTAAATTAGCAGCTTTACAAGTAAGTCAAATTATTAAACAAAAAATTCGTGAAGGTGAAAAAGCAAAAATTTTTGAAACATTTGAAGGAAAAAAAGGCACAATTGTTGGGGGGATTGTTAGAGATTTAACTGAAACTTCATACTTAATTGATATTGATGGAACATTAATTTCAATTTGAAATAAACGTATTATTCCTGGTGAAAAAATTAAATTAAACCAAAGATTAACAGTTTATATTGAAGATGTTTTAAAAGATAATAAACATTCACAAATTCAAGCAACTAGAATTCACCCTAAATTTTTAGAAAAACTTTTAGAAATTGAAGTTCCCGAAATTAATGAAGGTGTAATTGAAGTCAAATCTGTTTCTAGAGAACCGGGAATTAGAGCAAAAGTTGCTGTAGTTTCGCATGATCCAAATGTTGATCCAATTGGAAGCTGTGTTGGTAATGGTGGATCAAGAATTAAATTAATTACTAATGAATTAAATGGTGAAAAAATCGATGTGGTGTTCTGAGATGAAAATCAAGTTAAATTTATAATTAATGCCTTATCACCAGTTAAAGTAATTAGTATTGATTATGATGCAGAAAAAAATGAAGCAAAAGTTATTGTTCCTGATGAACAATTATCACTTGCAATTGGTAAAAAAGGAATGGCTGCAAGACTTGTGGCAAACTTAGTAAAAACAAGAATCAATATTTTTTCACTATCTGATTCAGCTAGACAAGACATTCCAAACTTATGAAATGGAAACATCACTAAAGAAGATTTAGAATCAAAAACATTTTTAAATAAAAGACGTTAA